In Paenibacillus ihbetae, the following are encoded in one genomic region:
- a CDS encoding extracellular solute-binding protein yields the protein MRKPKPWFRMALVLTIIMSMLAACSGGGKGAAPEAGGGSGETPAPAAPADPNQYGDTGGLTLPLVDKPTTLTWMVASEKTDLNDSLLAKEIEKRTGIKINFQAYSSATFNDKLKVTVASGKLPDIFHGLTPSELKKIGKQKAVVAINEHLDMLPNFKRMYVDENPWVIPSYGDESGNIYTWPVANINRDVNHGFLYRKDIFDELGIKEWTNTEEFYQALKKLKEAYPDSYPYASKTKEHIFRDWAYGWGLGGANYPVYYDEAAKVWKYATVQPEHKEMLDFMKKLYNEGLLDPEFMTDTDDSWTAKMTSGNKSFVTYDWIGRLDLFYNQVKDQNPNYDLRYGNPVGPTGNGKTIESITNGFSIAVANNDNKEAALKLLDYLTSPSGATLVTMGVEGETFKLEGDKAVYPELTDVPLVDISVLEDRYGLWLQGLYVNADKRSVYFNYTEKEQEAQDKLLNGNKFEPLDPVLNFTDDETATIAEIQTSLKKLADEFNAKYILNKSYGDAQWQQWQTQAEKQGAKQLVDIFNAAQKRLDEATK from the coding sequence ATGAGAAAACCAAAACCATGGTTTCGTATGGCACTTGTATTAACCATTATCATGTCGATGCTTGCTGCATGCAGCGGCGGGGGCAAGGGGGCTGCGCCGGAGGCGGGAGGCGGCTCAGGCGAAACACCTGCTCCGGCAGCGCCGGCCGATCCGAACCAATACGGAGATACGGGCGGGCTCACGCTGCCGCTGGTGGATAAACCGACAACCCTTACATGGATGGTGGCGAGCGAGAAGACGGACCTTAATGACTCTTTGCTGGCCAAGGAAATCGAAAAGCGCACGGGGATTAAGATCAACTTTCAAGCGTATTCCTCGGCGACATTCAACGATAAGCTGAAGGTGACGGTCGCTTCCGGCAAGCTGCCGGACATTTTCCACGGCCTGACGCCGTCGGAGCTGAAGAAGATCGGCAAGCAGAAGGCGGTCGTGGCGATCAACGAACACCTTGATATGCTGCCCAATTTCAAGCGGATGTACGTGGACGAGAATCCTTGGGTCATCCCATCCTATGGAGATGAATCCGGGAACATCTATACCTGGCCGGTGGCGAACATCAATCGTGACGTGAACCACGGCTTCCTGTACCGCAAGGATATTTTCGACGAGCTGGGCATTAAGGAATGGACGAATACCGAGGAGTTTTATCAAGCGCTTAAGAAGCTGAAGGAGGCTTATCCGGATTCCTACCCGTACGCCTCCAAGACGAAAGAGCATATTTTCCGCGACTGGGCATACGGCTGGGGCTTAGGCGGGGCCAACTATCCGGTGTATTACGATGAAGCGGCCAAGGTCTGGAAATATGCGACCGTGCAGCCGGAGCATAAGGAAATGCTCGATTTCATGAAGAAGCTGTACAACGAGGGTCTTCTTGATCCGGAATTCATGACCGATACCGACGATTCCTGGACCGCGAAGATGACAAGCGGCAACAAATCCTTCGTTACCTATGACTGGATCGGCCGCCTGGATCTGTTCTACAACCAAGTGAAGGACCAGAACCCGAACTATGATCTGCGTTACGGCAACCCGGTAGGTCCGACGGGCAACGGCAAAACGATTGAGAGCATTACGAACGGCTTCAGCATCGCGGTGGCGAACAATGATAACAAGGAAGCGGCCCTGAAGCTGCTGGACTACTTGACCAGCCCGTCCGGCGCCACGCTGGTGACGATGGGAGTGGAAGGCGAAACATTTAAGCTTGAAGGCGATAAAGCCGTTTATCCGGAGCTGACGGACGTTCCATTGGTGGATATCAGCGTGCTGGAGGACCGCTATGGTCTGTGGCTGCAAGGCTTGTACGTCAATGCCGACAAACGCAGCGTGTATTTCAACTACACGGAGAAGGAGCAGGAAGCCCAGGATAAGCTGCTTAACGGCAACAAATTCGAGCCGCTGGATCCGGTGCTGAACTTCACGGATGACGAAACGGCCACAATTGCGGAAATTCAAACCTCGCTGAAGAAATTGGCGGATGAATTCAACGCGAAGTACATTCTGAACAAGAGCTATGGCGATGCCCAGTGGCAGCAGTGGCAAACGCAAGCCGAAAAGCAGGGCGCCAAGCAGCTTGTCGACATCTTCAATGCCGCTCAGAAGAGACTGGATGAAGCTACGAAGTAA
- a CDS encoding carbohydrate ABC transporter permease: MVNKRFSLRNVSLFGIVNTIILTCLAIITVYPVIYITAVSLSATSEVVQGNVTLFPKGFNLDAYAQVLNDDRVPRAYLNTIMYTALGTAINLLLTAVAAYPLARKNFFGRKFFLLAIIITMFLNPGIIPNYLIVSELGLLNSVWALVLPNAIWTFELLILKSFYENMSESLREAAVVDGASEYRILFQIVIPLSKPALASIGLFYFMGHWNSFFIPMIYLNDSVLYPLQVVLRDMLIFSENGSNPSLVDAAALAPQAMKNATIVLSMIPVLLIYPFAQKYFAKGVMLGSEKG; encoded by the coding sequence ATGGTAAACAAACGATTCAGTCTTCGAAACGTCTCATTGTTTGGCATCGTGAACACGATCATTCTGACGTGTCTTGCTATCATTACCGTCTATCCCGTGATATATATTACAGCCGTTTCGCTCAGCGCGACGTCCGAGGTGGTGCAGGGGAATGTTACGCTGTTTCCGAAGGGCTTCAATCTGGACGCCTATGCCCAGGTGCTTAATGACGACCGGGTGCCGCGCGCGTACCTGAATACGATCATGTACACGGCGCTCGGTACGGCCATCAACCTGCTCTTAACGGCCGTAGCGGCCTACCCGCTGGCCCGCAAAAACTTCTTCGGACGCAAGTTCTTTTTGCTGGCCATCATCATCACCATGTTCTTGAACCCGGGCATTATTCCGAACTATCTGATCGTCTCGGAGCTGGGGCTGCTGAACAGTGTATGGGCCTTGGTGCTGCCGAATGCGATCTGGACCTTCGAGCTGCTGATTTTGAAGAGCTTCTATGAGAATATGTCGGAATCGCTGCGCGAGGCGGCTGTCGTCGACGGTGCATCCGAATACCGGATCCTGTTCCAGATCGTGATCCCGCTCTCGAAGCCGGCGCTCGCTTCCATCGGTTTGTTCTACTTCATGGGCCACTGGAACAGCTTCTTCATCCCGATGATCTACTTGAACGATTCGGTGCTGTACCCGCTGCAGGTGGTGCTGCGCGATATGCTGATCTTCAGCGAGAACGGCAGCAATCCGAGCCTGGTCGACGCGGCGGCGCTGGCCCCGCAGGCGATGAAGAACGCAACGATCGTATTGTCGATGATTCCGGTGCTGCTGATCTATCCGTTCGCGCAGAAGTATTTTGCCAAGGGGGTTATGCTCGGCTCCGAAAAAGGCTGA
- a CDS encoding ABC transporter permease, producing MASAGTEMKPAAPRGGIGGRMVAAFQHMKRDRQLLILFIPCLLFYIIFRYGPLYGLIIAFKDYSVFTGIMESDWVGLKHFEKFFSSPDFWLLFKNTLLLGVYNLIFGFPFPIILAILLNEVRVRWFKRSVQTLSYLPSFLSVVIISSMIIDFLSPNQGIINQFIAALGFEKIYFLGEPSWFRTIYVSSDIWATVGYEAIIYMAAIAGINPSLYEAAKVDGAKRHHMIFRITIPAILPTIIIMFVLKTGSMLRIGYEKVLLLYSPMTYEVADVFSTYVYRKGLMESNYSYGAAVGLFEAVVAMILLLSSNYFSKRLGGSGLW from the coding sequence ATGGCAAGTGCAGGGACAGAGATGAAGCCGGCCGCTCCCCGCGGGGGAATCGGCGGACGAATGGTTGCAGCCTTTCAGCATATGAAGCGGGACCGGCAGCTGTTAATTTTGTTTATTCCGTGCCTGTTGTTTTATATTATTTTCCGATACGGACCCCTGTACGGCTTGATTATTGCTTTCAAAGACTACAGCGTGTTCACCGGAATCATGGAAAGCGATTGGGTGGGACTAAAGCATTTCGAGAAATTTTTCAGCAGTCCGGATTTTTGGCTGCTCTTTAAGAACACGCTGCTTCTCGGCGTATACAACCTGATTTTCGGATTTCCGTTTCCGATCATTTTGGCGATTCTCTTAAATGAGGTTAGGGTCCGGTGGTTCAAGCGTTCGGTACAGACGCTAAGCTATCTTCCCTCCTTTCTGTCGGTTGTCATCATCAGCAGTATGATTATCGATTTCCTCTCGCCGAACCAAGGGATCATTAACCAGTTCATCGCGGCGTTAGGCTTTGAGAAAATTTACTTCTTAGGGGAACCAAGCTGGTTCCGGACCATATACGTCTCCTCGGACATTTGGGCGACCGTTGGCTATGAGGCAATCATTTATATGGCAGCGATCGCGGGCATCAACCCTTCCTTGTATGAAGCGGCCAAGGTGGACGGCGCCAAGCGGCACCATATGATTTTTCGGATTACGATTCCCGCTATCCTTCCGACGATCATCATTATGTTCGTGTTGAAGACGGGTTCGATGCTGCGCATCGGGTACGAGAAGGTGCTCCTGCTCTACAGCCCGATGACGTACGAGGTAGCCGACGTATTCTCAACTTACGTCTACCGGAAGGGACTCATGGAGAGCAATTACAGCTATGGCGCAGCCGTGGGCTTGTTTGAAGCCGTTGTTGCGATGATCCTGCTGTTATCCTCTAATTACTTCAGCAAGCGATTGGGAGGCAGCGGACTATGGTAA